The following proteins are encoded in a genomic region of Haemorhous mexicanus isolate bHaeMex1 chromosome 11, bHaeMex1.pri, whole genome shotgun sequence:
- the PTPDC1 gene encoding protein tyrosine phosphatase domain-containing protein 1 isoform X2 gives MAAGVLLQNEQPYSSLIESSVYLANMSSGSSRRPTAKYTKMGERLRHVIPGHMQCSMACGGRACKYENPARWAEHEQAIKGLYSSWITDNILAMARPSTELIEKYNIIEQFKSCGIKTVINLQRPGEHASCGNPLEQESGFTYLPEAFMEAGIYFYNFGWKDYGVASLTTILDMVKVMSFALQEGRVAVHCHAGLGRTGVLIACYLVFATRMSADQAILFVRAKRPNAIQTRGQLLCVREFSQFLVPLRNVFACCEPKAHAVTLSQYLTRQRHLLHGYESRHLKHVPKLIHLVCKLLLDLAENRQVVEAELLDIPDLSAEIEKTVSQLASTELERELARHDSDTSDSSYTHSSALDSQDSHVSLGHECDAFCKRRNVECLQPLTHMRRRLSYSESDLRRTEFLLEQDDTAWTVPAQILVNNKPKQNSGEECSATGEAKPQLELNKEALVRNTCMFLTQGRFNLDGRSGGSCHRRSSTKEVQRSRTFSSGLASMHNPKEPGMQRHSIASATVHRKDHKTNIYGRRVYLSEDSDSSSSSSKVNFSIGSESESSRELSETIPHIVLQSELSLEARRILAAKALADINEFLGEDEVKQKVEMWQKELNSQDGAWDKICTERDPFILCSLMWSWIEQLKEPIISKDDVDMLAKHCTESQDALCLLGKEQCQTILCILHCVVNLQALPADVEEALLNRAIKAFTKTSFDSENGPYVYNTLTTVFKQAMEGKRKRIKEGTENPS, from the exons ATGGCTGCAGGAgttttgctgcaaaatgagCAACCGTACTCCTCACTGATAGAGAGCAGTGTGTATCTGGCAAATATGAGTTCAG GGAGCTCGAGGCGCCCCACGGCCAAGTACACGAAGATGGGGGAGCGGCTGCGCCACGTCATCCCCGGGCACATGCAGTGCTCCATGGCCTGCGGCGGCCGCGCCTGCAAGTACGAGAACCCTGCGCGCTGGGCTGAGCATGAGCAGGCCATCAAGGGGCTCTACTCCTCCTG GATAACAGATAATATACTGGCTATGGCTCGACCCTCAACAGAATTAATTGAAAAGTACAACATTATTGAGCAGTTTAAAAG TTGTGGCATAAAAACCGTGATTAACCTTCAGCGTCCTGGAGAGCACGCGAGCTGTGGGAAccccctggagcaggagagcgGCTTCACCTACCTTCCTGAAGCCTTTATGGAGGCTGGCA tttatttttataattttggaTGGAAGGATTATGGAGTGGCATCTCTCACAACTATCCTTGACATGGTAAAGGTGATGTCTTTCgccctgcaggaggggagggtGGCTGTTCACTGCCACGCAGGACTTGGGAGGACAG GTGTTCTAATAGCTTGCTACTTAGTTTTTGCCACCAGAATGAGTGCTGACCAAGCAATTCTGTTTGTCAGAGCCAAAAGGCCCAATGCCATCCAGACCCGggggcagctgctctgtgtcaggGAGTTCTCCCAGTTCCTGGTCCCTCTCCGCAATGTCTTCGCATGCTGCGAGCCCAAGGCACACGCGGTCACCCTGTCCCAGTACCTGACCCGCCAGAGGCACCTGCTCCATGGCTACGAGAGCAGGCACCTCAAGCACGTGCCAAAACTCATCCACCTGGTGTGCAAGCTGCTGCTGGACCTGGCTGAGAACAGACAGGTGGtagaggcagagctgctggacatCCCAGACCTCTCAGCTGAGATTGAGAAGACCGTGTCCCAGCTGGCATCCACGGAGCTCGAGCGAGAGCTGGCCAGGCACGACAGCGACACGTCGGACTCGTCCTACACCCATTCCTCTGCTCTCGACAGCCAGGATTCACACGTCTCCCTGGGACACGAATGTGATGCTTTCTGTAAAAGAAGGAATGTCGAATGCCTTCAGCCTCTTACTCATATGAGAAGGCGTCTGAGCTACAGTGAGTCAGACCTAAGGAGAACTGAGTTTCTCTTGGAACAGGATGACACTGCCTGGACAGTGCCTGCTCAGATCTTAGTGAACAACAAACCCAAGCAGAACAGTGGAGAGGAATGTTCTGCCACAGGTGAGGCAAAGCCACAGCTGGAGTTAAACAAAGAAGCATTAGTGCGTAACACGTGCATGTTCTTGACTCAAGGGAGATTTAATTTGGATGGACGAAGTGGTGGGTCCTGTCACAGAAGGAGCTCTACCAAAGAAGTACAACGCAGCAGGACCTTTTCCTCAGGCCTCGCGTCCATGCACAATCCCAAGGAACCTGGGATGCAAAGGCACAGCATTGCCAGTGCGACTGTTCACAGGAAGGACCACAAGACCAATATATATGGCAGGAGAGTGTATCTCTCTGAGGACTCtgactcttcttcttcatcttccaaAGTGAACTTTTCCATTGGATCTGAAAGTGAGAGTAGCAGAGAGCTGTCAGAGACAATTCCACACATTGTTCTGCAGTCAGAATTAAGTTTGGAAGCCCGAAGAATTTTGGCAGCCAAAGCACTTGCAGATATAAATGAATTTCTGGGAGAGGATGAAGTGAAGCAGAAGGTAGAAATGTGGCAG aaagaaCTGAATTCTCAAGATGGAGCTTGGGATAAAATCTGCACCGAAAGAGATCCTTTTATTCTCTGCAGCTTGATGTGGTCATGGATAGAGCAGCTGAAAGAACCTATTATATCCAAAGATGATGTTGACATGCTGGCAAAACattgcacagaatcccaggatgcGCTCTGCTTGTTGGGAAAG GAGCAGTGTCAGACCATCCTTTGTATTTTACACTGTGTGGTGAACCTGCAAGCACTGCCAGCTGATGTGGAGGAGGCCTTACTTAATCGTGCTATTAAAGCTTTCACCAAG ACAAGCTTCGATTCTGAGAATGGGCCATATGTTTACAATACCTTGACAACTGTATTTAAACAAGcaatggaaggaaaaaggaaaaggattaaAGAAGGAACAGAGAATCCTTCTTGA
- the PTPDC1 gene encoding protein tyrosine phosphatase domain-containing protein 1 isoform X1, with protein MLRSAPTTSALSNFPCAQSAPGSGAGRSWGRAAMQPSPRRRSAVSIFSHFFQGRRHSSSDPLLRLSQRRRSSVVELLSSSTHRVMVALSSLSPEELDATFPEKKRSSRRPTAKYTKMGERLRHVIPGHMQCSMACGGRACKYENPARWAEHEQAIKGLYSSWITDNILAMARPSTELIEKYNIIEQFKSCGIKTVINLQRPGEHASCGNPLEQESGFTYLPEAFMEAGIYFYNFGWKDYGVASLTTILDMVKVMSFALQEGRVAVHCHAGLGRTGVLIACYLVFATRMSADQAILFVRAKRPNAIQTRGQLLCVREFSQFLVPLRNVFACCEPKAHAVTLSQYLTRQRHLLHGYESRHLKHVPKLIHLVCKLLLDLAENRQVVEAELLDIPDLSAEIEKTVSQLASTELERELARHDSDTSDSSYTHSSALDSQDSHVSLGHECDAFCKRRNVECLQPLTHMRRRLSYSESDLRRTEFLLEQDDTAWTVPAQILVNNKPKQNSGEECSATGEAKPQLELNKEALVRNTCMFLTQGRFNLDGRSGGSCHRRSSTKEVQRSRTFSSGLASMHNPKEPGMQRHSIASATVHRKDHKTNIYGRRVYLSEDSDSSSSSSKVNFSIGSESESSRELSETIPHIVLQSELSLEARRILAAKALADINEFLGEDEVKQKVEMWQKELNSQDGAWDKICTERDPFILCSLMWSWIEQLKEPIISKDDVDMLAKHCTESQDALCLLGKEQCQTILCILHCVVNLQALPADVEEALLNRAIKAFTKTSFDSENGPYVYNTLTTVFKQAMEGKRKRIKEGTENPS; from the exons ATGCTCCGCTCCGCTCCCACAACTTCAGCGCTGAGCAACTTCCCCTGCGCTCAGAGTGCCCCGGGCAGCGGCGCCGGGCGGAGCTGGGGCCGCGCAGCCATGCAGCCTTCCCCCCGCAGGCGCTCGGCCGTCAGCATCTTTAGCCATTTCTTCCAGGGGCGGAGACATTCCTCCTCCGATCCCCTTCTCCGCCTCAGCCAGCGGCGCCGCAGCTCCGTGGTGGAGCTGCTCTCCTCGTCCACGCACCGGGTCATGGTGGCTCTGTCGTCGCTCAGCCCCGAGGAGCTAGATGCaacttttcctgaaaaaaaaa GGAGCTCGAGGCGCCCCACGGCCAAGTACACGAAGATGGGGGAGCGGCTGCGCCACGTCATCCCCGGGCACATGCAGTGCTCCATGGCCTGCGGCGGCCGCGCCTGCAAGTACGAGAACCCTGCGCGCTGGGCTGAGCATGAGCAGGCCATCAAGGGGCTCTACTCCTCCTG GATAACAGATAATATACTGGCTATGGCTCGACCCTCAACAGAATTAATTGAAAAGTACAACATTATTGAGCAGTTTAAAAG TTGTGGCATAAAAACCGTGATTAACCTTCAGCGTCCTGGAGAGCACGCGAGCTGTGGGAAccccctggagcaggagagcgGCTTCACCTACCTTCCTGAAGCCTTTATGGAGGCTGGCA tttatttttataattttggaTGGAAGGATTATGGAGTGGCATCTCTCACAACTATCCTTGACATGGTAAAGGTGATGTCTTTCgccctgcaggaggggagggtGGCTGTTCACTGCCACGCAGGACTTGGGAGGACAG GTGTTCTAATAGCTTGCTACTTAGTTTTTGCCACCAGAATGAGTGCTGACCAAGCAATTCTGTTTGTCAGAGCCAAAAGGCCCAATGCCATCCAGACCCGggggcagctgctctgtgtcaggGAGTTCTCCCAGTTCCTGGTCCCTCTCCGCAATGTCTTCGCATGCTGCGAGCCCAAGGCACACGCGGTCACCCTGTCCCAGTACCTGACCCGCCAGAGGCACCTGCTCCATGGCTACGAGAGCAGGCACCTCAAGCACGTGCCAAAACTCATCCACCTGGTGTGCAAGCTGCTGCTGGACCTGGCTGAGAACAGACAGGTGGtagaggcagagctgctggacatCCCAGACCTCTCAGCTGAGATTGAGAAGACCGTGTCCCAGCTGGCATCCACGGAGCTCGAGCGAGAGCTGGCCAGGCACGACAGCGACACGTCGGACTCGTCCTACACCCATTCCTCTGCTCTCGACAGCCAGGATTCACACGTCTCCCTGGGACACGAATGTGATGCTTTCTGTAAAAGAAGGAATGTCGAATGCCTTCAGCCTCTTACTCATATGAGAAGGCGTCTGAGCTACAGTGAGTCAGACCTAAGGAGAACTGAGTTTCTCTTGGAACAGGATGACACTGCCTGGACAGTGCCTGCTCAGATCTTAGTGAACAACAAACCCAAGCAGAACAGTGGAGAGGAATGTTCTGCCACAGGTGAGGCAAAGCCACAGCTGGAGTTAAACAAAGAAGCATTAGTGCGTAACACGTGCATGTTCTTGACTCAAGGGAGATTTAATTTGGATGGACGAAGTGGTGGGTCCTGTCACAGAAGGAGCTCTACCAAAGAAGTACAACGCAGCAGGACCTTTTCCTCAGGCCTCGCGTCCATGCACAATCCCAAGGAACCTGGGATGCAAAGGCACAGCATTGCCAGTGCGACTGTTCACAGGAAGGACCACAAGACCAATATATATGGCAGGAGAGTGTATCTCTCTGAGGACTCtgactcttcttcttcatcttccaaAGTGAACTTTTCCATTGGATCTGAAAGTGAGAGTAGCAGAGAGCTGTCAGAGACAATTCCACACATTGTTCTGCAGTCAGAATTAAGTTTGGAAGCCCGAAGAATTTTGGCAGCCAAAGCACTTGCAGATATAAATGAATTTCTGGGAGAGGATGAAGTGAAGCAGAAGGTAGAAATGTGGCAG aaagaaCTGAATTCTCAAGATGGAGCTTGGGATAAAATCTGCACCGAAAGAGATCCTTTTATTCTCTGCAGCTTGATGTGGTCATGGATAGAGCAGCTGAAAGAACCTATTATATCCAAAGATGATGTTGACATGCTGGCAAAACattgcacagaatcccaggatgcGCTCTGCTTGTTGGGAAAG GAGCAGTGTCAGACCATCCTTTGTATTTTACACTGTGTGGTGAACCTGCAAGCACTGCCAGCTGATGTGGAGGAGGCCTTACTTAATCGTGCTATTAAAGCTTTCACCAAG ACAAGCTTCGATTCTGAGAATGGGCCATATGTTTACAATACCTTGACAACTGTATTTAAACAAGcaatggaaggaaaaaggaaaaggattaaAGAAGGAACAGAGAATCCTTCTTGA